In one Erythrobacteraceae bacterium WH01K genomic region, the following are encoded:
- the ftsY gene encoding signal recognition particle-docking protein FtsY, with translation MSETSWTDRLLGGFRKTSERLGDNLSAATAITPSSRLDEATLDEVEDALIVSDLGPSAAARIKDKLRERRFGLEITERELKEAVAEEIAAILRPVAKPLEITAFPRPQVILVIGVNGSGKTTTIAKLAHWLTEDDYSVMLAAGDTFRAAAIGQLATWADRVGVPIIRGPEGGDPASIVFDGVKQATETGIDALVVDTAGRLQNKRELMDELAKIRKVLGRLNPEAPHDVLLVLDATNGQNALSQIDVFKEVAGVTGLIMTKLDGTARGGVLVAAAEQYGLPIHAIGVGETIDDLRPFDPDLVARVIAGVA, from the coding sequence GTGAGCGAGACGAGCTGGACCGACCGCCTGCTGGGCGGTTTCCGCAAGACTTCGGAACGGCTGGGAGACAACCTCTCCGCTGCCACCGCCATAACGCCCAGTTCCAGGCTGGACGAGGCGACGCTGGACGAGGTGGAGGACGCGCTGATCGTCTCCGATCTCGGCCCGTCCGCCGCCGCCCGCATCAAGGACAAGCTGCGCGAGCGGCGTTTCGGCCTCGAGATTACCGAGCGCGAGCTGAAGGAAGCGGTGGCAGAGGAAATTGCCGCCATCCTGCGCCCCGTGGCAAAACCGCTGGAAATCACCGCCTTCCCCCGCCCGCAGGTCATCCTGGTGATCGGGGTCAACGGATCGGGCAAGACCACCACCATCGCCAAGCTGGCGCACTGGCTGACGGAGGACGATTACAGCGTCATGCTGGCGGCGGGCGATACCTTCCGCGCAGCTGCCATCGGCCAGCTGGCCACATGGGCGGACCGCGTGGGCGTGCCGATCATACGCGGCCCCGAAGGCGGCGATCCGGCCAGCATCGTGTTCGACGGCGTGAAACAGGCGACCGAAACCGGCATCGACGCGCTGGTGGTCGACACCGCCGGCCGGCTGCAGAACAAGCGCGAACTGATGGACGAGCTGGCGAAGATCCGAAAGGTCCTCGGCCGTCTCAATCCCGAAGCGCCGCACGACGTTCTGCTGGTGCTGGATGCGACCAATGGCCAGAACGCATTGTCGCAGATCGACGTTTTCAAGGAAGTGGCAGGCGTGACCGGCCTCATCATGACCAAGCTGGACGGAACGGCGCGCGGCGGCGTGCTGGTCGCGGCGGCAGAACAATACGGCCTGCCGATCCACGCCATCGGTGTTGGCGAGACGATCGACGACCTGCGCCCCTTCGACCCGGACCTGGTAGCGCGCGTGATTGCAGGGGTGGCCTGA
- the dapF gene encoding diaminopimelate epimerase, whose product MRIAFTKMHGLGNDFVMLDAQETALPGMTPAIASALADRNTGIGCDQLILLEPSGNAASQADFRMRIFNHDGSEVEACGNASRAVALLHGRPARVETANTVIEVVPSDGGASVDMGIPRFGWDAIPLAYPVDTASMPTAWEDLANPAAVNVGNPHAIFFVEDVDGVDLARLGPVIEQDELFPERVNVNVASVVGENALKLRVWERGAGLTRACGTGACATAVAAARRGLTGRSSTVELPGGTLQIEWREDDRIIMTGPAQESFRGSFEWDDFA is encoded by the coding sequence ATGCGCATCGCTTTCACCAAGATGCACGGGCTCGGCAACGACTTCGTGATGCTCGACGCGCAGGAAACCGCGCTGCCCGGCATGACGCCCGCCATCGCCAGCGCCCTTGCCGACCGGAATACCGGTATCGGCTGCGACCAGCTCATCCTGCTGGAGCCTTCGGGGAACGCCGCATCGCAAGCCGATTTCCGGATGCGCATCTTCAATCATGACGGCAGCGAGGTGGAGGCCTGCGGCAATGCATCGCGCGCGGTCGCCCTGCTTCACGGCAGGCCTGCCCGGGTCGAGACCGCGAACACCGTGATCGAAGTCGTGCCGTCCGATGGCGGCGCCAGCGTCGACATGGGCATACCGCGCTTCGGGTGGGACGCAATTCCGCTGGCCTATCCGGTCGATACCGCCTCCATGCCGACCGCGTGGGAAGACCTGGCGAACCCGGCCGCCGTCAATGTCGGCAACCCGCACGCCATCTTCTTCGTCGAGGACGTGGACGGCGTGGACCTTGCCCGGCTGGGTCCGGTGATCGAGCAGGACGAGCTTTTCCCCGAACGCGTCAACGTCAATGTCGCCAGCGTGGTGGGCGAGAACGCGCTGAAACTGCGCGTCTGGGAACGCGGCGCGGGGCTGACCCGTGCGTGTGGCACAGGCGCCTGCGCCACGGCGGTTGCGGCAGCCAGGCGCGGCCTGACGGGCCGGAGCAGCACGGTCGAACTGCCCGGCGGCACATTGCAGATCGAATGGCGCGAGGATGACCGGATCATCATGACCGGGCCTGCGCAGGAATCCTTCCGCGGCAGTTTCGAATGGGACGATTTCGCGTGA
- a CDS encoding potassium transporter Kup, which yields MSDSVPTAIDRAPPGGAVGGHSAKKGALAVGAIGIVFGDIGTSPLYAFRETFAGTANIAIDRLHVLGVVSLIFWSMLLVVAIQYVTILMRADNKGQGGSLALVALLSRHIGKSSYGWLVVLLGVFATSLFYGDSMITPAISVLSAVEGLTVVDEGLERFVIPIALVLLIFLFMLQRRGTAKVGALFAPVMIVYFITIAGLGLNQIVQNPDILWALNPYYAVQFFVTDGVVAFLALGAVVLAVTGSEALYSDMGHFGRGPMRLSWFGFVMPCLLLNYFGQGAMIAGLPPEAAAEVVRNPFFLLASEEWRLPLVILATVATFIASQAVISGAFSITHQAMQLGFIPRLSIRHTSETEAGQIYIPVVNWALMVAVIILVLTFQNSSSLASAYGIAVTGAVTIDTLLMGVLFVGVWKWKWWYALPVVLLFLIVDGAYFAANLVKIPDGGWFPLIVGVVAFTLLTTWARGRNIMRERMTEVALPIEIFAKSAKNSATRVPGTAIFMASSTAGVPSALLHNIKHNKVLHERVVILTVQIADIPYVDPAKRCEYHDLGDGFFRSVLHYGFMEATDVPTGLKTMQQCGGEFDMMQTSFFLSRQTLLPSDNPAMPIWREKIFAWMLRNSATAMEFFNLPTNRVVELGSQVRI from the coding sequence ATGAGCGACAGCGTACCAACAGCAATCGATCGCGCACCCCCCGGCGGGGCAGTCGGCGGGCATAGCGCCAAGAAAGGCGCGCTGGCCGTCGGCGCGATCGGCATCGTCTTCGGCGATATCGGCACCAGTCCGCTCTACGCCTTCCGCGAGACCTTTGCGGGCACGGCCAATATCGCCATCGATCGCCTGCACGTGCTGGGCGTGGTCAGCCTGATCTTCTGGTCGATGCTGCTGGTCGTCGCGATCCAGTACGTCACCATCCTGATGCGAGCCGACAACAAGGGGCAGGGCGGCAGTCTGGCCCTCGTCGCACTGCTCAGCCGCCATATCGGCAAGTCGTCCTATGGCTGGCTGGTCGTGCTGCTCGGCGTTTTTGCGACCAGCCTGTTCTATGGCGACAGCATGATTACGCCCGCCATTTCCGTCCTTTCGGCGGTGGAGGGCCTGACCGTGGTGGACGAGGGGCTGGAGCGCTTCGTCATTCCCATCGCGCTGGTCCTGCTGATTTTCCTGTTCATGCTGCAACGCCGCGGCACGGCCAAGGTGGGCGCGCTGTTCGCCCCCGTGATGATCGTCTATTTCATCACCATTGCGGGCCTTGGCCTCAACCAGATTGTCCAGAACCCCGACATCCTGTGGGCGCTGAACCCCTATTACGCGGTGCAGTTCTTCGTGACCGATGGCGTGGTCGCCTTCCTCGCGCTGGGCGCGGTGGTGCTGGCGGTGACGGGGTCGGAGGCGCTCTATTCCGACATGGGGCATTTCGGCCGCGGTCCGATGCGCTTGAGCTGGTTCGGCTTCGTCATGCCGTGCCTGCTGCTCAATTATTTCGGGCAGGGCGCGATGATTGCGGGCCTGCCGCCCGAGGCCGCCGCCGAAGTCGTGCGCAACCCCTTCTTCCTGCTGGCGAGCGAGGAATGGCGTCTGCCGCTGGTGATTCTGGCGACGGTGGCAACCTTCATTGCCAGCCAGGCCGTGATCAGCGGCGCGTTCAGTATCACGCACCAGGCAATGCAGCTGGGCTTCATCCCGCGCCTCTCGATCCGCCATACGAGCGAGACCGAGGCGGGACAGATCTACATTCCCGTCGTCAACTGGGCGCTGATGGTGGCCGTCATCATCCTGGTGCTGACGTTCCAGAACTCGTCCAGCCTCGCCAGTGCATACGGCATCGCCGTGACGGGCGCTGTCACGATCGACACCCTCCTGATGGGCGTGCTGTTCGTGGGCGTATGGAAATGGAAGTGGTGGTATGCGCTCCCGGTCGTGTTGCTGTTCCTGATCGTGGACGGCGCCTATTTCGCGGCGAACCTCGTGAAAATACCCGATGGCGGCTGGTTCCCGCTGATCGTCGGTGTGGTGGCCTTCACGTTGCTCACGACCTGGGCGCGGGGCCGCAACATTATGCGCGAGCGGATGACCGAGGTTGCGCTGCCGATCGAGATCTTCGCAAAGAGCGCGAAGAATTCCGCCACCCGCGTTCCCGGCACGGCCATCTTCATGGCATCGAGCACGGCGGGCGTTCCCTCTGCGCTGCTGCACAATATCAAGCACAACAAGGTGCTGCACGAGCGGGTGGTCATCCTGACCGTGCAGATTGCCGACATCCCGTACGTCGATCCCGCGAAACGCTGCGAGTATCACGATCTGGGCGACGGGTTCTTCCGGTCCGTGCTGCATTACGGCTTCATGGAGGCGACCGACGTTCCCACGGGGCTGAAGACGATGCAGCAATGCGGGGGCGAGTTCGACATGATGCAAACCAGCTTCTTCCTCAGTCGCCAGACCCTGCTGCCGAGCGACAATCCCGCCATGCCGATCTGGCGCGAGAAGATCTTTGCCTGGATGCTGCGCAATTCGGCGACGGCGATGGAATTCTTCAACCTGCCGACCAACCGCGTGGTGGAATTGGGCAGCCAGGTGCGAATCTGA
- a CDS encoding tetratricopeptide repeat protein — MSWFGVVFLAVAAFLVGALLLRGARSFWTLFAATLVFGLAGYAWQGSPGYLSSPRAASDTATRANPDLINARAEFFDASHLPSRFVLTGDTYARRGDYETASGFYRNAVAENPDDGEAWLALGVALVEYSGGRGTPAALYAYQRARDALPGNPATGYFAGLPEVRSGRFPEAREIWAKALASASDRAEGRDYLASRIASLDELMAVMASASGS; from the coding sequence GTGAGCTGGTTCGGCGTCGTCTTCCTTGCCGTGGCCGCGTTCCTTGTGGGGGCGCTGCTCCTGCGCGGCGCGCGCAGCTTCTGGACGCTGTTTGCCGCGACGCTGGTTTTCGGACTGGCGGGTTACGCCTGGCAGGGCTCGCCCGGTTACCTGTCGTCACCCCGCGCGGCATCGGATACGGCCACCCGCGCCAATCCCGACCTGATCAACGCCCGGGCAGAGTTTTTCGACGCATCGCACCTGCCTTCGCGTTTCGTCCTGACCGGCGACACCTATGCGCGGCGGGGAGACTACGAGACGGCGAGCGGATTCTACCGGAACGCCGTGGCGGAAAACCCCGATGACGGCGAGGCGTGGCTGGCGCTCGGCGTGGCGCTGGTCGAATATTCCGGCGGGCGGGGCACGCCTGCGGCGCTTTACGCTTACCAGCGGGCCCGCGATGCGCTGCCTGGCAACCCCGCGACGGGATATTTCGCAGGCCTGCCCGAAGTGCGCAGCGGCCGCTTCCCGGAAGCGAGGGAAATCTGGGCAAAGGCTCTGGCATCGGCATCGGACCGTGCCGAGGGACGGGATTACCTTGCCAGTCGCATCGCTTCGCTCGACGAGTTGATGGCTGTCATGGCGTCCGCTTCCGGGTCGTAG
- a CDS encoding septation protein IspZ — protein MRDTENVKKPGSGWLSIVTDYGPLLLFFLTYRYFAPEEPEPVAEVGAVIRGTLVFMAASLVALGVSKWRLGRVSPMLWFSTALIVGFGALTVFFGDPLFVQLKPTIIYLAFGVALLVGAWRSKALLKILLEAAFEGLTDEGWLKLSRNWGVFFLALAGLNEFLRWYLDFGGWLAAKLWVFLPLTFLFTFTQIPMLLKHGLDPDATDEVIEEDPPTGG, from the coding sequence ATGCGCGATACAGAGAACGTGAAGAAGCCGGGTTCCGGCTGGCTGAGCATCGTGACCGATTACGGGCCGCTGCTGCTGTTTTTCCTGACCTATCGCTATTTCGCGCCGGAAGAGCCGGAGCCGGTGGCCGAAGTCGGCGCGGTCATACGCGGCACGCTGGTGTTCATGGCTGCATCGCTGGTGGCGCTGGGTGTATCCAAATGGCGGCTGGGCCGCGTGTCCCCGATGCTGTGGTTCTCGACCGCGCTGATCGTCGGGTTCGGTGCGCTGACCGTGTTTTTCGGCGACCCGCTGTTCGTGCAGCTGAAGCCGACAATCATTTACCTCGCCTTCGGCGTCGCCCTTCTGGTCGGCGCATGGCGCAGCAAGGCGCTGCTGAAGATCCTGCTGGAAGCGGCGTTCGAAGGACTGACCGACGAAGGCTGGCTGAAACTGAGCCGGAACTGGGGCGTGTTCTTCCTCGCTCTGGCCGGGCTCAACGAATTCCTGCGCTGGTATCTCGATTTCGGCGGATGGCTGGCGGCGAAGCTGTGGGTGTTCCTGCCGCTGACCTTCCTGTTCACCTTCACCCAGATCCCGATGCTGCTGAAGCACGGCCTCGACCCGGACGCGACGGATGAGGTGATAGAGGAAGACCCGCCCACCGGCGGATAA
- a CDS encoding MiaB/RimO family radical SAM methylthiotransferase yields MTAPTEPALKKPAEVISLGCRLNISESERIAAMLAGEDVVVINSCAVTSEAVRQTRQAIRRARRANPDARLLVTGCAADIEREELASMPEVDGLVANTAKLDPRSWNAPIKAAPVVPARTRAFIGVQNGCDHACTFCVIPQGRGTSRSLSVDEVLLVVERHLEQGAPEVVLTGVDLTSWGQDLPGSPGLGVLVDRVLRAFPALPRLRLSSVDGIEIDPLLFDLITGEARVMPHLHLSLQHGHDLILKRMKRRHSRADAVDLVTRLNAARPAISIGADLIAGFPTESEAHHAANLSIIEELGIVHGHIFPYSPRPGTPAARMPQLNRAVIKQRAADLRAETSRVRQDWLESLIGSPQEVLAERDGTGYGPSFARVDLPAGTAAGQILTITPTTLEKGLLL; encoded by the coding sequence GTGACTGCGCCTACCGAACCCGCCTTGAAAAAACCGGCCGAGGTCATCTCGCTCGGTTGCCGCCTCAACATCTCCGAAAGCGAGCGGATCGCTGCCATGCTGGCGGGCGAGGACGTGGTCGTCATCAATAGCTGCGCCGTCACCAGCGAGGCCGTGCGCCAGACCCGGCAGGCCATCCGCCGCGCCCGCCGCGCTAATCCGGACGCCCGCCTGCTGGTCACCGGATGCGCCGCCGATATCGAGCGCGAGGAACTGGCCTCCATGCCGGAAGTCGACGGCCTGGTCGCCAACACGGCCAAGCTGGACCCGCGCAGCTGGAACGCGCCGATCAAGGCTGCGCCGGTCGTCCCGGCCCGCACCCGCGCCTTCATCGGCGTCCAGAACGGTTGCGATCACGCCTGCACGTTCTGCGTCATCCCGCAGGGCCGCGGGACCAGCCGCTCGCTCAGCGTGGACGAGGTGCTGCTCGTAGTCGAACGCCATCTGGAACAGGGCGCACCCGAAGTGGTGCTGACGGGCGTGGACCTCACCTCATGGGGCCAGGACCTGCCCGGCAGCCCCGGCCTCGGCGTGCTGGTCGATCGGGTCCTGCGCGCCTTCCCCGCCTTGCCGCGCCTGCGCCTGTCTTCCGTCGACGGGATCGAGATCGATCCCCTCCTGTTCGACCTGATCACGGGCGAGGCGCGCGTGATGCCGCATCTCCATTTGTCGCTGCAGCATGGCCACGACCTGATCCTGAAACGCATGAAACGCCGCCACAGCCGCGCCGATGCCGTGGACCTCGTGACGCGGCTGAATGCAGCGCGGCCCGCCATCTCCATCGGGGCGGACCTCATCGCCGGCTTCCCGACCGAGAGCGAGGCGCATCATGCGGCCAACCTCTCCATCATCGAAGAGCTCGGCATCGTGCACGGCCACATCTTCCCCTATTCGCCCCGCCCGGGCACGCCGGCAGCGCGGATGCCGCAGCTGAACCGCGCCGTCATAAAGCAGCGCGCCGCCGACTTGCGCGCCGAGACGTCCCGCGTGCGGCAGGACTGGCTGGAGAGCCTGATAGGCAGCCCGCAGGAAGTCCTCGCCGAACGCGACGGCACGGGCTACGGCCCGTCCTTCGCGCGGGTCGACCTGCCCGCTGGAACGGCGGCCGGGCAGATCCTGACCATCACACCGACGACACTCGAAAAGGGCCTTCTCCTGTGA
- a CDS encoding EAL domain-containing protein, with product MRHEYAHMVDEYTTDRDTEARQRRPFLSAAKRDFVPLGIAAAAVIMFVGTGGQLMMYVSRQIAGMPTRPIDPLTVSTLLLNIALIIFIMRRHRDLTREVAERRKAERRARELADIDPLTGCLNRRSIAPATDQLAGLANRNGRSVAFVMIDLDNFKQVNDIHGHLAGDLVLREAADRIRTLLPAEALLARLGGDEFAIVVSYDRMVPNRIDQLVTRIIESIAEPFALPNGETEITMSVGIASDRDESTKAQSPHDAQALIHKADIAMYEAKKRGKNRFFWFEAPMENELRFRSELERGIREGIGRGEFVPYYEQQIDLATGEISGFEMLARWKSPEHGLVSPEVFIPIAEDIGVIAALSESLIEQAFEDAREWDSQLTLSINISPVQLRDPWFSQKILKLLMESGFPPSRLDIEVTESCLHENIGVVRSMITSLKNQGVRISLDDFGTGYSSLAQLRSLPFDRIKIDRSFVSDVAENGSSTKIVAAIATLGEGLDMPIVAEGIESEEILSALQSIGIRTGQGFLFGYPEPAASVERRLLALSRTGPAPARSQTGDAAQQRPSLAG from the coding sequence ATGAGACACGAGTATGCTCACATGGTGGATGAGTACACGACCGACCGCGATACCGAAGCAAGGCAGCGCCGGCCGTTCCTGAGCGCGGCGAAGCGCGATTTCGTGCCGCTGGGAATTGCGGCGGCGGCCGTCATCATGTTCGTCGGTACCGGCGGCCAGCTGATGATGTATGTATCCCGGCAGATCGCTGGCATGCCCACGCGGCCGATCGACCCTCTGACCGTGTCGACCCTGCTGCTCAATATCGCTCTCATCATCTTCATCATGCGGCGTCACCGCGACCTGACACGCGAGGTCGCGGAGCGGCGCAAGGCCGAGCGCCGGGCCCGCGAACTGGCGGACATCGATCCGCTGACGGGCTGCCTCAACCGCCGCAGCATCGCGCCCGCCACCGACCAGCTGGCAGGGCTGGCCAACCGCAATGGTCGCAGCGTGGCCTTCGTCATGATCGACCTCGACAATTTCAAGCAGGTCAACGACATACACGGGCACCTGGCAGGCGACCTCGTCCTGCGCGAGGCGGCCGACCGGATCCGGACCCTTCTGCCGGCGGAGGCGCTGCTCGCCCGGCTGGGCGGCGACGAATTTGCCATCGTGGTCTCCTATGACCGCATGGTCCCGAACCGGATCGACCAGCTGGTGACGCGCATCATCGAAAGCATCGCGGAACCCTTCGCCCTGCCTAATGGCGAGACGGAGATTACCATGTCGGTCGGCATCGCTTCCGACCGCGACGAATCCACGAAGGCGCAATCGCCGCACGACGCGCAGGCTCTGATCCACAAGGCCGATATCGCGATGTACGAGGCGAAGAAGCGCGGCAAGAACCGCTTCTTCTGGTTCGAGGCGCCGATGGAGAACGAGCTGCGTTTCCGCAGCGAACTGGAACGCGGCATCCGCGAAGGCATCGGCCGCGGCGAATTCGTTCCCTATTACGAACAGCAGATCGATCTCGCGACCGGCGAGATTTCCGGTTTCGAGATGCTGGCGCGCTGGAAATCGCCGGAACATGGCCTTGTCAGCCCCGAGGTTTTCATCCCCATTGCCGAGGATATCGGCGTTATCGCGGCCTTGTCGGAATCGCTGATCGAGCAGGCATTCGAGGATGCGCGCGAATGGGATTCGCAGCTGACGCTGTCGATCAACATCTCGCCCGTCCAGCTGCGCGATCCGTGGTTCTCGCAGAAAATACTCAAGCTGCTGATGGAAAGCGGTTTCCCCCCGTCGCGGCTCGATATCGAGGTTACGGAAAGCTGCCTGCACGAAAATATCGGTGTCGTCCGCTCGATGATCACCAGCCTCAAGAATCAGGGCGTGCGGATCAGTCTGGACGATTTCGGGACCGGATATTCCAGCCTGGCGCAGCTCCGCTCGCTTCCCTTCGACCGGATCAAGATCGATCGCAGCTTCGTGTCCGACGTCGCCGAAAACGGCAGCAGCACGAAAATCGTCGCTGCGATCGCCACGCTGGGCGAAGGGCTGGACATGCCGATCGTGGCCGAGGGGATCGAGAGCGAGGAAATTCTCAGCGCCCTGCAATCCATCGGCATCAGGACGGGCCAGGGCTTCCTGTTCGGCTATCCCGAACCCGCCGCGTCCGTAGAACGCAGGCTGCTCGCGCTCAGCCGCACCGGCCCTGCCCCTGCCCGATCGCAGACCGGTGACGCAGCGCAGCAGCGCCCATCCCTCGCCGGATAG
- a CDS encoding EVE domain-containing protein, giving the protein MARYWLMKSEPFKYSWDDLVAEKEGTWDGVRNHRAKNNLAAMEVGDQAFFYHSREGLEIVGICEVSVAGITDPTDETGKWAAVKVVPKTKLPHPVSLKQIKAEPQLADCELVRLSRLSVAEIKEDEWSVIMSMAGV; this is encoded by the coding sequence ATGGCCCGTTACTGGCTGATGAAATCCGAACCCTTCAAGTACAGCTGGGACGATCTCGTCGCAGAGAAGGAAGGCACGTGGGACGGCGTGCGCAACCACCGCGCGAAGAACAACCTTGCCGCAATGGAAGTGGGCGACCAGGCGTTCTTCTACCATTCGCGCGAAGGGCTGGAGATCGTCGGAATCTGCGAGGTCAGCGTGGCGGGGATCACCGATCCGACGGACGAAACCGGCAAATGGGCAGCGGTGAAGGTCGTGCCCAAGACGAAGCTGCCACATCCCGTCAGCCTGAAACAGATCAAGGCTGAACCCCAGCTTGCGGATTGCGAGCTGGTGCGCCTTTCGCGGCTGTCGGTGGCGGAAATCAAGGAAGACGAGTGGTCCGTCATCATGAGCATGGCCGGCGTCTGA